The following nucleotide sequence is from Apium graveolens cultivar Ventura chromosome 4, ASM990537v1, whole genome shotgun sequence.
CACTATCTCTCCTTTGCTTGAGATGCTTCATTCTATGTTTACAATCCCGAATTCTTTGAGTAAAATTTCCCGTGATTTCCTTCCCCCATACTTCCAACTGTGATTGACAAGCTAAAAGTTTCTGACTATACTCAGAGTTCTTATTTGAATCCCAATAATTCAACACAATATCATTACACATTGGCTCTCGTAACCAAGCGTTTTCGAACCGAAACCTCCTAACATTTGTATTAATTATACATTTATTTATAGCCAAGAAGATAGGAGTATGATCCGAAGTCGATACCTCCATGTTGAACAGAGTCGTCTCTTTATGGATGTCTAACCATTGTTGAGTGACTAAAGCTCTGTTTAAGCGTAACTCAACCCAATCACTGGTGCCTTTAGATTTTACCCATGTAAATGAATATCCCATCAAATCCATATCAATGAGATTACAATCTATGATTGTTTCACTAAATCCCTGCACCAACCATTCCGGATATCGTCTGCCACCTCTTTTGTCTTCATGTGAAAGAATATTATTCAGATCACCAATGACACACCAGGGCAAGTTTGATTGCTGACTGAGCAAGCGTAGCAAGTTCCATGTATTCCTCCGTAATCTTCTATTGGGTTCACCATAAAAACCAGTTAATCTCCAGTTGGCACAACCTACTACCCTCACAACAACATCAATATGATTTTTTGAAAAACTTCTAATACTAACTTCTTCCTCATTTCGCCAAAGAAGAGCTATACCACCGCTTCTCCCAATCACATCAACTGAGAATGAACTTTCAAATCCAATTAAGTGTCGAACTTTTTCTACTTTTTCCTTCATACACAGAGTTTCACATAGAAAAATCACCTGGCGTTTCTTTGGGATAACCATATCCTTAAGGAACTGGACAACCCGTGGGTTCCCAAGCCCACGGCAGTTCCAAGCCAAATTACTCATAATTCTCGGCAGACCCCTTCTTTGAGGCCTGCCGCTTGCAAGTTTTTTGAATGCCCATTGTTATCAATTGTTGGATTAATTTCCTTGGTCTCGTTGGGCCTCTTTCTTTTTGGGTCATTAAAAATATATTCTGGATCCTCTTCCATCCTATTTGCATCATCCACGGGATTTGAAATATTTTTATTCTCCAAATTTCCCTCCTTTGTAACAGTCTTTCCCATATTTGTGGAACAATATCCCTTGTAATTAGGATCTTGATTTTTAGCTCCGTTTTTTCCGCTTTTACCCTCATCCATGCCTGTAGTCCTCACACCGTGTTCTTTCTCTGTCTGCTGCATTGAAAACCCTGATCTCAACCATTTAGATCCAGTTAAGTATTGTTGTCTCCTTGGTATTGCCTTCATACATGGTCCATATGGCTTCGTTAACTCATTTGCTGGAGTTTCAAATACTTTAGCACATAATTTATCAGCATGACCGAGTAATCCACAAATAAAACAGAATGTGGGAACGTGTTCGTATTTAAAGTTCACCCAGAACCATTCCCCTCCCAGTTTCTTAATTTTCATCCTCCTTTTCAAAGGTTTATCAATCTGCATTCTCACTCGTATACGCAGATAATCACGCCACACCCCTACAAAATTGTTCTTGTCTGACTCTAAAAACACCCCTATATAATTACCCACGTCCTTGCACACCCTCTCTTTCATAAATACTGGTTGAATATCATGCAACGGAACCCAGAAATCCAATTTATTTATCTGTACCAATCTTGGATTATCACCTTCCTTCAAGTGCTCAAACACAAGTTGCATTCTATCATAGGTCCACGGAGAACCTTCAATTACTCTGTTGATATCCACATCGTGGTAGAactgaaaaaggaagagatttgGCTCTAGATTTTTAATGTAAACACCTTTACATGGCTTCCACAGAGACGCCAACGAATGCTgcattttctcaaaatctatgGATCTGTCCGATAAGAATCGCCCCACCAGACACCACCTGGTATCTATTCCTCCTTCTAGGACTTCCCCGTCTGCATACGAAATCCCTCCTCCTCCAAACTGATAGCTGCGTATTGATCTACTAATTCGTCCATAATAATGTTGAAAGATGACAAAAAACACAAACAGAAGAAACAAACTATTTAGAGAAAGGGGTTAATTATCAACTAGGTCACTTACTACGTCCAAATGTATCAAGTGACCCATTtaaaaatttgtatcaaaaatatcatTGTATCAttagtcgaaattcttaaaagtattatatattgagttcCACACATTTTTTATGAttgatattacatccaaatgaaaggttccgagttctactattttagataatattgttagatttttaaaattttatcaactatttatttttaattttttgattgttttatttgatttacataaaaataaatagtagataaaattttaaaaatctaaaaatattatctaaaatactagaactcagaatcttttatttggatgtaatatcattcataaaaaatgtgtgaaactcaatatataatacttttaaaaattttgactaacgatagagtgatatttttgatacaaattttcaaatgagtgactcatttgagtccGTTTTGTAATCAGTGACTCACTTGGTATATTTGGACGTAATAAGTGAGTTAATTGATAATTAACCGTCAGAGAAAGATAACCAACCATGTCAATTGACATGAACTTTTGGGGATACACCTTATATTTTAATGAATAAGTAAACTTGTACATTTCTAATTTGCAACCACATATACATACACGTACTCATAGCTTTTGTCGTCATCACTTGAATCACTTTGTACACTTCTAACCcagagatgcacaaaaagcctACCGGACCGGGATTTATTCAGGCTTTAAAAAGCccgttttttttttaaaatggaTCGGGCCGGACTTTTAAAAAATCGGGCCGGGCTGGGCTTCCCCAAAAATATAAGGCCCGTTTTAGGCTCGCGGGTCGGGCCGAACCAGGCTTTATCCGggctttttatttatatattaaaaaaatattttaatattttataactcgaattatgagtagtttaaataccagagaaaataatatcttgatatatcagatagagtagtttagacaccgaaatgaataattatttttaatataatatataaataatcatagatattttaattgtttataatattatgatatattattttaaaaatcataaaaagtattgtatattttcaaattttatataaaaaatcgGTTTTTTAATCGGGTTTTTCAAAAAGCCCGGGCTTTTATCCGTGCCGATCCGGACTTTTATCCGGGCTTTTTTCGATCCGGCCTTTTATCCGAACTTTTTTTAATCTGGGCTTTTCGGGCTTCGGGTCAGACCGGATTTTTGAGAAAAAAGGAGGCCCATTTAAGGCCCGCGGTACGGGCGGAATCGGGCCGGGCTTTTTCCGGATCGGATTTTTCGGGCTTTTTTCCGGATCGGATCGGATTTCGGGTTTCGGATTTTTTGAACATCTCTATTCTAAACTACACAACACAAATATTATGCACTCTCATTTTCTTAATTAATTCTATTTTACAAACTCTTTAATCTAGTTGTTTAATTCTATATTTTTTAGTTGTTCATTATTATAATTAATAGGATAATCAGTACAAAATACCATGTTATGATACCTTTCATGTATAAAAAGAAATACAGTgcatttatatattttttattatccGATAATGtaattagaaaaataattatttattactTTTTATTTACGTTTTTAAAATGTCCGATAACTAGCGTGCGCATTTCGAACAATAAGCAAACTTGTATACATTTCCAATTTGCAACCACATACACGTGCTCTGTTTATATATATAGCTTTTGTCGTCATTACTCGAATCACTTTGTACACTTCTAAACTACACAACACAACAAATATTATGCACTCTCAAATTTTTAATCAATTCTATTTTACAACCTCTTTAATCTCGTAATCACCGGGTATGTATTTATATTCTATTCGATCTCACTTCTGTTTAATTTCTGTTTATTTCgaatttaatcatttatctatgCAATAATTAATTACGATTAATGTTTTTGTAGTTTATGTAAATGTATTGAATAGTGATAATTCTCGTGTTATAACCTAATTAACAAAGCTGATTAGGAAATTTACTAGTGAGTGTTTGAATTTGTTTGTGTTGAATTGTTGAGGTTTCGGTGTAGTTGAGGTTAGTGAAGTTTGATGAATTTGTAGAATGTGAGGTTTTGAAGCGTTGCGGTTTAGATTATTGTTCTAATTTTGTGCTAGATGTGTGGCTTGTTTGATCGGATGATTTGGTGGGATACGCGATGATTTAGTGTTTAATTGAGAGGTAGAAGTTGTTTCCGGTTGTGTGGTGCGAATGTAAGATGAGTTGTTTTTTAGGTAGAGAGAGGTAATGTGTAGATTTACTATGTGATTTTGTAGAATGTGAGGTTACGGAGGTTATTATGTAGATTTATGATTGCAATTTTGTACTGGACGTGTGGCTTGTGTGATCGGATGATTTAGTGCTTAATTGGGAGATGGAAGTTGTTTTCCGTTGTGTACGGGAAATGTAGGATGACTTGTTTTCCGATAGAAGGGATAATGTGTAGATTTAGTATGTAATTTTGTAGAATGTGAGGTTATGGAGGTTATTATGTAGATTTATGATCGCAATTTTGTGCTAGATGCGTGGCTCGTGTAATCGGACGATTTAAGAAGTGATTTGCTCATGTTTGAATTCATTCGTGTTAATTTGTTGGATTGAGTGTAGCGGAGGTTAGTGGAGTTTGATAGTTTGATGATTTTGTAGAGTGTGAGATTTCAAAGTGTTACTATGTAGATATATAATCGCAATTTTGTACTAGACGTGTGACTCGTGTGATCATATGTTTTAGTTGGATATGTGATTATTTGGCGCATAATTGAGAGGTTGAAGTTGTTTTCGGTTATGTGGTGTGAATGAATTTGTTTCTAGGCAGAGAGAAATAATATGTAGATTATTTGTGATTTTATTGAATGTGAGGTTTCAGAGTTTTGTAGATTTATATTGCAATTTTGTGCTAGATGTGTGGCTCGTGTGATTGATGATTGAACAAGTGATTTGCTCATGTTTGAATTTATTCGTGCCAAATTGTTGGATATGCAATGTAGTTGAGATCAGTGAAATTTAATAGTTTGATGATTTTGTAGAAACTGAGGTTTCAAACtgtttatttgtttatttatgATCATTATGCTAGACGTGTGACTTGTGATCAGATGTTTTAGTTTAATATGTAATGAGTGGGTGCTCGATTGTGAGGTGGAAgttgtttttatttttgtaatATGAATGTACACAGACTTGTTTCCCGGCAGAGAACAATAATATATAAATTTACCATTTCATTTTGTAGAATGTGAGTTTTTGAAGGTTACCAAGTAGATTTGTAATCACAATTTTATGCTAGATGTGTGGCTTTTGTGATTGGATGATTTAAGGGGTGATTTTCTCGTGTTTGAATTTATTCCTGTTAAATTGTTGAGTTTTCGGGGGCAGTGGGGGTAAGTGAAATTTGATAGTTTGTGGATCTTATGGAGTGTGATGTCTTAAAGAGTTATATTTGTAATCTTAATTTTATGCTATATTATATGTGTGGCGCGTGGGAGTGGATGAGTTGGTTCGATATGCGAGATGATTTGGGCTCAATTGAGAGGCGGAAGTTGCAATTGTAATTTTATGCTAGACTCATGACCCGTGTGATCAAATGATTTAGTTTGATATGTAATATGCAATTATTTGGTGTTCAATTGAAAGGCAAAAATTGTTTCCATTTTGTTGTTTGAATGTACAATTGTTTTTTTGCGGTTAGAGAGAAATAATACATGCTACATTATTGAAAATAAATGTGACTGAAAAATCAACTTTCATAAaacattttttttgttttttgttttggtGAAGTCTCGGTTTGCTATGACTAATTAAATCTCTTTATGTTAATTTTTGTAATTTCTTTATTCAACAGTCAGACTCATCCACAATGGGGGACCTCAAAGAACGCCTACTGGCGCCTGGTTCTATTTCGAATCTCAGAGATGGATCTTATAGGCCGTCTGCTTCTGGTCGTCAACCTTTTCAAGGTGTGGATGTTTTAGGCCTGATGAAACGTGGACAAGGCGTTCGCTCATGGATTCGAGTTGATACGTCTGGTAACTCTCAGGTTATCGAGGTTGATAAATTTAGCATGATGCGTCGATGTGATCTCCCGGCTCGTGATCTACGTTTGCTCGATCCTTTATTTGTTTATCCTTCAACGATTCTTGGCAGAGAGAAGGCCATAGTTGTAAACTTGGAGCAGATTCGATGTATTATTACTGCTGATGAGGTTTTGCTTTTGAATTCTCTCGATAGTTATGTATTGCAGTATGTGGTGGAGCTACAACGAAAACTGACAACTAGTGGCGTAAGTGAAGTTTGGCAGCTTGAAGGCAATGAGTTTAACGAAAGGAGAGGAAATAGGAGCtttaataatatttatgagaACACATCGCCTGACTACTTGCCGTTTGAGTTTAGGGCTCTTGAAGTTGCTCTAGAGTCTGCTTGCACATTTCTGGATACCCAGGTGCATAAAATTAGGAGCATTTCCCCAGATTTTTTAATATGTTGGAAGTTATTAAATTAACTGTCATCTTCTTAACATCAGCTTAATCGCTTAGATTATAATTTCCAAGATGTGCACTAGGGTTGATCATAAGCTAGACTCTAGAACCCATAAGAGCCACTAGTGGAACCATGGCACTATATCGATTTTGCATTTTTCTGT
It contains:
- the LOC141717203 gene encoding uncharacterized protein LOC141717203 produces the protein MSNLAWNCRGLGNPRVVQFLKDMVIPKKRQVIFLCETLCMKEKVEKVRHLIGFESSFSVDVIGRSGGIALLWRNEEEVSIRSFSKNHIDVVVRVVGCANWRLTGFYGEPNRRLRRNTWNLLRLLSQQSNLPWCVIGDLNNILSHEDKRGGRRYPEWLVQGFSETIIDCNLIDMDLMGYSFTWVKSKGTSDWVELRLNRALVTQQWLDIHKETTLFNMEVSTSDHTPIFLAINKCIINTNVRRFRFENAWLREPMCNDIVLNYWDSNKNSEYSQKLLACQSQLEVWGKEITGNFTQRIRDCKHRMKHLKQRRDSDSLRLYDDEQNKLNEVLIQKEIYWRQRSKQLWL